The genomic stretch CCGCCGAGGGCATCAATTCCAAAATTCAGATGCTCAAGAGCAATGCCAGAGGCTTGCCAAATTTCCGCTCCCTCCGCACTCGCGTCCTCTTCCACTGCGGCCGTCTCGACCTCTCTCCACACACAGTTTGAAGCAGAACCATTTTTTTAATTTGCGCCGAATCGGCGACCACGGCAGGCTTGCCGGCTCGGGTCTTTCGCCCGTTATCCTATGAGCACTTCTTCTTTTCCCGATATCCCAACACTCCGCTTCGGCGGGCCTGAAAGCACCGATCCTTTCGAGTTTCGCCACTATGAACCGGAGGCCTTGGTGGCCGGGAAAACCATGCGGGATCATCTCCGCTTCGGAGCGGCTTATTGGCACGTCATGCGCAATCCGCTGGGCGATCCCTTCGGAGCCGGCACCGCGCTCATGCCCTGGGATGATGGCTCGGACTCCATCGAAAACGCACTCAACCGGGTCCCGGTCTTCTTTGAGTTCTTGGAAAAAACCGGGATCGATTACTACTGCTTCCACGATCGCGACATCGCGCCCGAAGGGACCACTTTGGCCCAATCCCACGACTACCTGGACCAGGTGGTGGAGAAGCTGGAGGCCTTCCAAAAAGCGACCGGCAAAAAGCTGCTTTGGGGCACCGCTTGTCTCTTTGCCCACCCCCGCTACGCCCAAGGAGCGGCCACTTCGCCCTCAGCGGACGTCTTCGCCTACGCCGCTGCTCAAGTGAAACAAGCCCTCGAAGCCACCCATCGCCTGGGAGGAGAAGGCTACACCTTTTGGGGTGGGCGAGAAGGCTACGCCACCCTCCTCAACACCGACATGAAGCGGGAGCTCGACCACTTGGCCGCTCTCCTCCACCTGGCGGTGGATCATGCCAAAAAAATCGGTTTCACTGGGCAATTTTACATCGAGCCCAAGCCCCGCGAACCTTCCACCCACCAGTATGATTCCGACTCAGCCGCCTGTTTGAACTTCCTGCGAGAATATGGCCTCTTGGAGCACTTCAAGCTCAATATCGAAACCAATCATGCCACCCTGGCCGGCCACACCATGGAGCATGAGCTGGATGTGGCCCTCGCGGCCCAGGCTCTCGGTTCGATCGACGCCAACCGAGGCGATCCCCTGCTCGGCTGGGACACCGACCAGTTCCCGACCGATGTCTACCAAACGACCCTCGTCATGCTCCGCGTGCTCAAAATGGGCGGCTTCACCACCGGCGGGCTCAACTTCGACGCCAAGCGCCGCCGGGAATCGCACGAACCGGCCGACCTCTTTCACGCCCACATCGGCGGCATGGATGCCTTCGCCCGCGGCCTCAAAATCGCTTCCAAAATCATCGAAGACGGTCGCATGGCCGAGTTTGTCGGGAGCCGCTATGCCTCCTACGACTCCGGCATGGGAGCCAAGATCGAGGCAGGAAGCACCACCCTCGCTGAGCTGAATGACTACGCTCTCGGCATCGAGGCCCCGGTCCTGCCCTCCGGCCGGCAGGAAATGCTCGAAAACCTACTCAACGACTACCTACGCTAAAAACAGCTTGCTCGCTGAACGGCTTCCGACCCGCCTCGCCCCCTCTTGGCCCGACCCATGAAAGCCCTCCTTCTGCTCCTGGCTAGCTGCGCTTTCTCGACGGGTTGCGCTGTCGTCGGCAGCAAAACGCCCGTTGGGCAAGAAATCGTCCCACTGGAAGCAGCCAAATGGGATGGCCTCTGGGTCGGAGTGCAAGGCTCGGCTCACCTCCGCGTCCTCGATAGTGAGGGCGGCCAAATGGAAGCGTGGAATCCCCAGGAAGAAGAGGCCAATCGATTCCGCTTTGAGGTCCGCTCCGGCCAGGGTTGGCAATTTGTCAATCTGCGCACGGACGAGGCAGAGGAAAAATGGCTCTGGGCTCCCTTCGTACGGCACGACGGGCCGGACTTTGCCGAACTCGTCGTCTACCTGCCGAATTCCGCCTCCTTCGCCGAATTCATTCGCACCGAACGGCTTCCCGGGACCATTGACGGAGAAAGTGTGGTCCTAGGGCCCCTGCAAGAAGCGCATCTCGCTGTCTTGACCGACCCCAAAAATGCCTGGCTCTACCGCTTGGATGGTTTGTTGGTCCTCCGCCGAGATCACCCTCCGGCGGCGACCCTCCCCGAGGAGTGATACCAAATCCAAGAAAGATTTGGACGATAGCGGAGCGGTTTTTGGTTTCTGGCAAGGCGGGAGTGGTCGGGCTGGACCGGGGTCCTGCCTGACCCGACCAACGCCGCCAGGAGCCAAAGGACGCCCGCCCCGCCTCTTCCCGCAGCCACAGGCTGCCTGAATGTCCACCCCAATCAGATTCTATCGTCCAAAGACTTCTTGGATTTGGTATGAGAAGCCTGCAATTTCCCCTTGCTTTTGCCTTGATCCTCGGGACAGTCACCGCCCGCGAGGCAGCTGATTCGGCGTTGGTCCTTGGGCTCGGATCTTGATTGGTCCCAGAGCCGCACTCGCCAAGGGGAACCCGCCGCACCCGTTCAATCAATGGAAACTGAAACCACATCCAAATCTGATCCTATCCTTCTCGGCCGATTTGAAATGCCGAATCGTCTCATCAAAGACGAAAGCACCGCCAACGACACCTACGGGCAATTCGTGGCCGAACCCTTCGAGCAGGGCTACGGCCACACCCTCGGAAACTCCCTTCGCCGGGTCCTCCTCAGCTCGCTGGAAGGTGCCGCCATCACCTCGGTCAAAATCTCGGGAGCCCAGCATGAATTCAGTTCCCTGCCTGGGATCGTGGAAGACGTCACCGAAATCATCCTCAACCTCAAAAAGGTCAAGTTTAAGCATCACGGCAAAGACCCCGCCATCCTGACCCTCTCCGTGGAAAAAGAAGGCGTCGTGACCGCCGCCGACATTGAGGAAAGCACCACCTATGAAGTGGTGAACAAAGACCAGCTCATCTGCACCATCGACACCAAGGCCCGTTTCGAAGCGGAGTTTGAAGTGCGCGTAGGCCGTGGATTTGCCACCGGAGAAGAAAACAAATACCCCGAGATGCCCATCGGCCTCATCGCGATCGACTCGATCTTTTCTCCCGTCAATCGCGTGAAGTATTCCGTGGAAAACACCCGGGTCGGCCAAAACACCCAGTTTGAGAAAATCGTCCTCGATATCTGGACAGATGGTCGCATCAGCCCGCCTGACGCTCTCTTGCAAGCCTCCGGCATCCTCCGCAAGCACCTGGATGTCTTCGTCAATTACGACGACGACCTCATCGAGTTTGAAGAGGCTCCCGAAGCGCAAAGCGAGGAAAACGCCGAACTCAAGCGCCTCCTCAACATGAGCGTGAATGAGATCGAGCTCTCGGTTCGGGCCGCCAACTGTCTCAACAACGCCAACATCGTCACCGTGGGCGAGCTGGCCATGAAGTCCGAGGCAGAAATGCTCAAATACCGCAACTTCGGGAAGAAATCGCTCAACGAGATCAAGGACAAGCTCCACGAGCTTGGCCTGTCCCTCGGCATGCAGATCGACCCCTCCCTCATGGAGCCGCCTCTCGGCTCCGCGGGAGCGTCCCGTTTCCCCGGCCTCGCGGGTGGCCCAGGTCTGGCCGACCTCATCAGCCAAAATATGGACGACTAACCAGGCCCCGGACCCTTCGGTCCGCCCGGCCTCACGACCCAACCGTCATGAGACATCGCAGAAACACCGTCAAGCTCGGTCGCACCGCATCGCACCGCGATGCCCTCCTCGCCAACATGGCTTGCAGCTTGATCACCCACAAGCGCATCCGCACCACCCTGGCCAAGGCCAAGGCCTTGCGACCCTATGCGGAAAAACTCGTCACCCTCGGAAAGCGCGGAGACCTCCACGCTCGCCGTCAGGTCCTGGCAAAACTTCGTATCGGCACCGCCCACCAAAAGCAAATCGTGAAGCAGCTCTTCGAAGTGGTCGCCCCGGCGGCCCAAGACCGAGCGGGAGGCTACACGCGCATCACCAAGCTCGGGCCTCGCAGCTCGGATGCCGCCCCCATGGCCTACCTGGAGTGGGTCGACCTCCCGGTCAATCTCGAGGGCGACGAAACGGAAGAGGCCACCAGCGAGACCGCGGCCTAAACGGCCCCTTCAGAAGCCGCGCTCCCTCAGATGGTTCTGCCGTCTCAGGGGGGCTACGCTCTTTCTCCCAGCTGGTCGGTCCCCTCTCCCTGGTCTTGGGCTCCTGGCCCTTTTCTCCTCACCCGAGGGGGAAGCACCATCCGAGGGCGATCTTCCACCAGCTTCTCATCCTGAACGCCGACCTCGCCCTCCCTCAAGGGGGACCAGAGTCGACGTCCTACTACCAACCCATTTTAGATTCATGTCCGAAAACTCATCCAATCGTCCTCCAAGACGCAGTCGCGGAGGACGCGGGGGCAACCGCAACCGACGCGGGCCTCGCCGCAGTGCCCCCCGCAAGCCCAAGCCGCTCACCGGGTGGCAGAAGTTTCTCAAAGCCCTCACCTTCGGCGCTTACAACCCGCACAAAAAACCCGCCAAACGAGGCAAATCCGGGGTGCCGCAAACTCGCACTCCCCGCCCCCAAGCCGAAGTCGCTCCCAAGCCCAAGC from Verrucomicrobiota bacterium encodes the following:
- the xylA gene encoding xylose isomerase, producing the protein MSTSSFPDIPTLRFGGPESTDPFEFRHYEPEALVAGKTMRDHLRFGAAYWHVMRNPLGDPFGAGTALMPWDDGSDSIENALNRVPVFFEFLEKTGIDYYCFHDRDIAPEGTTLAQSHDYLDQVVEKLEAFQKATGKKLLWGTACLFAHPRYAQGAATSPSADVFAYAAAQVKQALEATHRLGGEGYTFWGGREGYATLLNTDMKRELDHLAALLHLAVDHAKKIGFTGQFYIEPKPREPSTHQYDSDSAACLNFLREYGLLEHFKLNIETNHATLAGHTMEHELDVALAAQALGSIDANRGDPLLGWDTDQFPTDVYQTTLVMLRVLKMGGFTTGGLNFDAKRRRESHEPADLFHAHIGGMDAFARGLKIASKIIEDGRMAEFVGSRYASYDSGMGAKIEAGSTTLAELNDYALGIEAPVLPSGRQEMLENLLNDYLR
- a CDS encoding transposase; this encodes AEGINSKIQMLKSNARGLPNFRSLRTRVLFHCGRLDLSPHTV
- the rplQ gene encoding 50S ribosomal protein L17 codes for the protein MRHRRNTVKLGRTASHRDALLANMACSLITHKRIRTTLAKAKALRPYAEKLVTLGKRGDLHARRQVLAKLRIGTAHQKQIVKQLFEVVAPAAQDRAGGYTRITKLGPRSSDAAPMAYLEWVDLPVNLEGDETEEATSETAA
- a CDS encoding DNA-directed RNA polymerase subunit alpha, translating into MPNRLIKDESTANDTYGQFVAEPFEQGYGHTLGNSLRRVLLSSLEGAAITSVKISGAQHEFSSLPGIVEDVTEIILNLKKVKFKHHGKDPAILTLSVEKEGVVTAADIEESTTYEVVNKDQLICTIDTKARFEAEFEVRVGRGFATGEENKYPEMPIGLIAIDSIFSPVNRVKYSVENTRVGQNTQFEKIVLDIWTDGRISPPDALLQASGILRKHLDVFVNYDDDLIEFEEAPEAQSEENAELKRLLNMSVNEIELSVRAANCLNNANIVTVGELAMKSEAEMLKYRNFGKKSLNEIKDKLHELGLSLGMQIDPSLMEPPLGSAGASRFPGLAGGPGLADLISQNMDD